From one Halothece sp. PCC 7418 genomic stretch:
- a CDS encoding YdcF family protein codes for MLAIASWVGYKQLRSWLMRPEAILVLGGAEERERYAAKFAKRHPSLPIWVSSGSPRWYVEQLFEQEGIARDRVLLDYRAQDTVTNFTTLVDDLKAQRIDSVYLVTSENHMPRARVIGEIVFGSRGITLKPVAVPTNSPSESWQKSLRDGCRAVLWVTTGRTGASLRDPNRWLRQWNLPEVLAPEHKAERSKY; via the coding sequence ATGCTGGCAATTGCAAGTTGGGTTGGGTATAAGCAGTTACGCAGTTGGTTGATGCGTCCAGAAGCGATCTTGGTGTTGGGTGGGGCCGAAGAAAGGGAAAGGTATGCAGCAAAATTTGCCAAAAGACACCCTAGTTTACCGATTTGGGTGTCTTCTGGTAGCCCTCGTTGGTATGTGGAACAACTCTTTGAACAAGAAGGAATTGCACGCGATCGCGTTCTTTTAGATTATCGAGCGCAAGATACTGTCACTAATTTTACCACCTTAGTGGATGATTTAAAAGCGCAAAGGATTGATAGTGTTTATTTAGTGACTTCAGAAAATCATATGCCACGAGCCCGAGTCATCGGCGAAATTGTCTTTGGTAGTCGAGGAATTACCCTGAAACCAGTAGCAGTGCCAACGAATTCTCCTTCAGAATCGTGGCAAAAATCTCTCCGTGATGGCTGTCGGGCAGTGCTATGGGTCACCACTGGGCGCACTGGGGCTAGTCTGCGGGATCCGAATCGGTGGCTGCGTCAGTGGAATCTACCGGAAGTTCTTGCACCAGAACATAAGGCTGAACGATCAAAGTATTAA
- a CDS encoding DUF2288 domain-containing protein translates to MTRDIKTALAESLEPANWDALQPHAKRDALIIVSPSLDLVEVGSAIAHDEIESVQQWIQQELLKKPSANQLSLWNAQPTKAFNTLIVQPYVLVQELPVDSTDAATDSDPAD, encoded by the coding sequence ATGACCCGAGATATTAAAACTGCACTTGCAGAAAGTTTAGAACCTGCCAATTGGGATGCACTACAACCCCACGCCAAACGAGATGCTTTGATTATTGTTTCTCCCAGTTTAGATCTTGTGGAAGTGGGCAGCGCGATCGCGCATGATGAGATTGAATCTGTGCAACAGTGGATTCAACAAGAGCTATTAAAGAAACCTTCGGCGAATCAACTCTCCTTATGGAATGCCCAGCCGACAAAAGCCTTTAATACTTTGATCGTTCAGCCTTATGTTCTGGTGCAAGAACTTCCGGTAGATTCCACTGACGCAGCCACCGATTCGGATCCCGCAGACTAG
- a CDS encoding hemolysin-type calcium-binding protein — MVSIGETTALIPQAGSSTKPEHLQDGGSGDTDFPYGNFKALGTVGEEDPENGHVLTGYPDGQAAWLLDDDTVRVAYQSESYATMSNETYPWEMESGVTFTGSHIHAIDYDRAAFADFLNNDTPASEMVEGAGHLFNTVYNVFGEVVDGKNDDPNDLSAKWGNQVSADGTLLEFREEQQLTQGDFFFHSFCGAWYEPANKYGDGIGFEDDVWLMGEEWNIGNGMYPDPDGEDGPLTGNDFFVDNTMGLASMVVDLENETAYTAPALGQAGYEKLLPMNPGSEDYVVIVAAGYNLEVEPAPLTVYIGKKGVDANGDPLTEDASARDSFLGENGLLYGQLYGMSLDGETFENLGIEDVDADVKMMDAYAQNPDAPDTFSARYYPTSYQWDGFDSPENAGDTEVFKWLEDGDDGEPNEQPEGGVAAGGYNYFNGDSKTEHPAVDPDPTNYRYIQNLTVPSAQLGIEFTDLVNELENNDADGNGLPDYLSADVTRILAGVDGELTLETGGKGAAHIGEENPNGTKTHATHVEIGEARMNQPDGLQWVKAADGDYLIVDEDSGNDYGERKYVLPIDSETMQLKEEGKGYFLASAGGALNPRAIAEVAAIPDTFSSATSSEFSGSWNVTHLVETKEDGSFYTQEEIAGTGAKEIISSVPLDEQTLIGVVQHKGEQSGIIEERLADQGGQIFQFNIDLEAQEEEGEGDTPTGGQPAFGSLEGNELNAGVDFFGENNLVFSGGGDDTVDVSTVDSGNRIYTGSASDEVFLGSNNRVFTGAGDDLVDSVLGRENRIYTGAGNDTITAGYEDRIVAGAGNDRFFLTEGEVEGGGDNTVTGGPGEDQFWIATAGLPGAANTITDFTSGEDVLGVAGVGATEIADLELDQDGDQALIGFDGDDLAVLIGVDSTALSDSDFAFV, encoded by the coding sequence ATGGTAAGTATTGGCGAGACCACAGCACTGATCCCCCAGGCGGGCAGTTCCACCAAACCCGAACATTTACAAGACGGAGGGAGTGGCGACACAGATTTCCCATACGGCAATTTCAAAGCTCTAGGGACAGTGGGCGAGGAAGATCCCGAAAATGGTCATGTCCTAACTGGGTATCCCGATGGTCAAGCAGCGTGGCTTTTAGATGACGACACCGTGCGCGTGGCTTACCAGTCCGAGTCTTACGCCACCATGTCCAATGAAACATACCCTTGGGAAATGGAAAGTGGTGTTACTTTCACGGGTTCTCATATTCACGCGATCGACTACGATCGCGCAGCCTTTGCAGATTTCTTAAATAACGACACCCCTGCTAGTGAAATGGTCGAGGGTGCGGGACATTTGTTTAACACCGTTTACAACGTATTTGGTGAAGTTGTAGATGGTAAAAACGACGATCCTAACGACCTCAGCGCCAAGTGGGGAAACCAAGTTTCAGCAGATGGGACGCTCTTAGAGTTCCGCGAAGAACAACAGTTAACCCAAGGCGACTTCTTCTTCCACTCTTTCTGCGGAGCTTGGTATGAGCCAGCGAACAAATACGGTGATGGCATTGGCTTTGAAGACGATGTCTGGTTAATGGGGGAAGAATGGAATATCGGTAATGGTATGTATCCCGACCCTGATGGGGAGGATGGTCCTCTCACTGGCAATGATTTCTTCGTTGACAATACAATGGGTCTCGCCTCAATGGTGGTTGATCTCGAAAATGAGACGGCTTACACGGCTCCCGCACTAGGTCAGGCGGGCTATGAGAAACTCCTGCCGATGAACCCAGGCAGCGAAGACTACGTTGTGATCGTAGCTGCAGGCTATAACCTTGAAGTTGAACCCGCCCCCTTAACGGTTTACATCGGTAAGAAAGGTGTTGATGCCAATGGTGATCCTCTCACTGAAGACGCAAGCGCACGGGATTCCTTCTTGGGCGAAAATGGTCTGCTGTATGGTCAGTTATACGGAATGTCTCTCGATGGAGAAACGTTCGAGAATTTAGGGATTGAGGATGTTGATGCCGATGTCAAGATGATGGATGCCTATGCTCAAAATCCTGACGCTCCTGACACATTCAGCGCCCGTTACTATCCCACTAGCTATCAGTGGGATGGCTTCGATAGTCCTGAAAATGCTGGTGACACAGAAGTGTTCAAGTGGCTGGAAGATGGCGATGACGGCGAACCGAACGAACAACCCGAAGGCGGTGTTGCTGCGGGTGGCTATAACTATTTCAATGGTGACAGCAAGACTGAACACCCCGCGGTTGACCCCGACCCCACCAACTATCGCTATATCCAAAACCTGACTGTGCCTAGTGCTCAATTGGGAATTGAGTTTACCGATCTTGTCAATGAGCTTGAGAATAATGATGCTGATGGTAACGGTTTGCCAGATTACTTGTCGGCGGATGTCACACGGATCTTAGCAGGTGTCGATGGCGAACTCACTCTCGAAACGGGTGGTAAAGGAGCAGCTCACATCGGTGAAGAGAACCCCAATGGTACTAAAACCCATGCCACCCATGTCGAAATTGGTGAGGCGCGGATGAATCAACCCGATGGATTACAGTGGGTTAAAGCAGCCGACGGTGACTACCTGATTGTGGATGAAGATTCGGGTAACGATTATGGCGAACGGAAATATGTTCTCCCGATCGACTCTGAGACGATGCAGTTGAAAGAAGAAGGCAAGGGCTATTTCTTAGCCTCAGCTGGTGGGGCTCTTAATCCCCGCGCGATCGCGGAAGTTGCTGCTATTCCCGATACATTTTCCTCGGCAACAAGTTCCGAGTTTTCCGGTTCTTGGAATGTGACACACCTAGTAGAAACGAAGGAAGACGGCAGCTTCTACACCCAAGAAGAGATTGCCGGTACTGGGGCAAAAGAAATCATCAGCAGTGTGCCTCTAGATGAGCAGACCTTGATTGGTGTGGTACAGCACAAAGGGGAACAAAGCGGTATTATCGAAGAACGTTTAGCAGACCAAGGCGGTCAGATCTTCCAATTCAATATCGACCTAGAAGCCCAAGAAGAAGAAGGAGAAGGAGATACTCCTACTGGCGGTCAACCTGCGTTTGGTAGTTTAGAAGGGAATGAACTCAATGCTGGCGTTGACTTCTTCGGTGAAAATAATCTTGTTTTCTCTGGTGGCGGTGATGATACTGTTGATGTTTCTACAGTTGACAGTGGCAATCGTATTTATACAGGTAGCGCAAGTGATGAAGTCTTTTTAGGAAGCAATAATCGTGTCTTCACTGGTGCAGGGGATGATCTTGTTGACTCTGTATTAGGTCGTGAAAATCGCATTTATACAGGTGCAGGTAACGATACCATTACTGCAGGTTACGAAGATCGGATTGTTGCTGGTGCAGGGAATGATCGCTTCTTCCTTACAGAAGGCGAAGTTGAAGGCGGTGGTGATAACACTGTAACTGGCGGACCAGGTGAGGATCAATTCTGGATTGCAACGGCAGGTCTTCCTGGTGCTGCAAATACGATTACTGACTTTACTTCTGGAGAGGATGTCTTGGGTGTTGCTGGAGTCGGTGCGACTGAAATTGCTGATTTAGAACTGGATCAAGATGGCGATCAGGCTCTGATTGGCTTTGATGGGGATGATTTAGCGGTTCTCATTGGTGTTGACAGTACTGCTCTCAGCGATAGTGATTTTGCATTTGTTTAA